Proteins encoded in a region of the Acipenser ruthenus chromosome 54, fAciRut3.2 maternal haplotype, whole genome shotgun sequence genome:
- the LOC131723320 gene encoding gastrula zinc finger protein XlCGF7.1-like has translation MQAVNIKQEVLEPVHIKEEPADLEPVQFAKDISELGLIHIKEETPEAVLSNSMGPNTEEEAEMGPTPFKHPIQIHPSLQSRNGSTVNPVSDNHSQTAGNFHQCAECGKCFSLLKSLKRHLRTHTDVKPYRCIECGKNFKKINDLKKHLGSHTRAKPHSCTECGKSFQELRHLRRHQRIHTGEKPFRCSVCGKRFSQLGSQKKHQQTHTGEKPYICTECGKSFRDFYNLKIHQRIHTGEKPLRCPDCGKSFRHLNSFKIHQQVHTGEKPFHCTECGKNFNLLGNLKKHQRVHK, from the coding sequence ATGCAGGCTGTGAACATAAAGCAGGAAGTTTTAGAACCTGTCCACATTAAGGAGGAGCCTGCTGACCTAGAACCTGTGCAGTTTGCAAAGGATATCAGTGAACTGGGATTaatccacattaaagaggagaccCCAGAAGCTGTATTAAGTAACAGCATGGGTCCCAATACTGAAGAGGAGGCTGAGATGGGTCCCACTCCATTTAAACACCCCATCCAAATACATCCCTCCTTACAATCAAGAAATGGTTCGACAGTGAATCCAGTATCTGATAACCATTCACAAACTGCTGGCAACTTCCATCAGTGTGCTGAATGTGGAAAGTGTTTCAGTCTCTTAAAATCGCTCAAACGGCACTTACGAACTCACACGGACGTGAAGCCGTATCGCTGTATAGAATGTGGGAAGAATTTCAAGAAGATAAACGACCTTAAAAAGCATCTGGGAAGTCACACTAGAGCGAAACCGCATTCCTGTACAGAGTGTGGGAAGAGCTTCCAAGAATTGCGACACCTTCGAAggcaccagagaattcacacgggagagaaaccgtttcgcTGCTCCGTATGTGGCAAGCGTTTCAGTCAACTGGGAAGCCAGAAAAAACATCAACAGAcgcacacgggagagaaaccgtatatCTGTACGGAGTGTGGGAAGAGCTTTAGGGATTTCTACAATCTTAAAAtccaccagagaattcacacgggagagaaaccgctACGCTGTCcagattgtgggaagagtttccgacatttaaatagctttaaaattCACCAGCAAGTTCAtacgggagagaaaccgtttcactgtacGGAATGTGGGAAGAATTTTAATCTGTTAGGAAACCTTAAAAAACATCAAcgagttcataaataa
- the LOC131723259 gene encoding lymphocyte antigen 6D-like has protein sequence MILKWIKEPKLSCYTCNGLADEKQCTTVTACSAESKFCKTVRSTIAGKATAVTKTCEATCTASSTVFQTVECCQASQCNEYQERGTGASPSTQASSLLLAVSISLLTMLLKSA, from the exons ATGATCCTGAAATGGATCAAAG AGCCTAAACTGAGTTGCTACACCTGTAATGGACTGGCAGATGAAAAGCAATGTACCACGGTCACAGCATGCAGTGCTGAAAGCAAGTTCTGCAAGACAGTTCGCAGCACCATTGCAG GAAAAGCGACTGCTGTCACGAAGACCTGTGAGGCCACTTGCACAGCATCGAGCACAGTCTTCCAAACTGTAGAGTGCTGCCAGGCCAGCCAGTGTAACGAATACCAAGAAAGGGGTACAGGTGCGTCCCCGTCCACCCAAGCCAGCTCCCTCCTGCTGGCCGTGTCGATCAGCCTGCTCACCATGCTGCTCAAATCAGCATGA